From the Bacillota bacterium genome, one window contains:
- a CDS encoding aminodeoxychorismate/anthranilate synthase component II, translating to MLLMIDNYDSFTFNLVQYLGEMGQEIKVYRNDAITLAEIEALAPTAILLSPGPCTPNEAGICLDLIARFAGKIPILGVCLGHQAIGQAFGGEVVRAPRLMHGKTSLIYHDGRTIYTGLKNPFEATRYHSLIVRRETLPPCLEIAAETDQGEIMGIRHREFFVEGVQFHPESILTEEGKPLLRNFLEQAEAWNRNFARAGRPVP from the coding sequence TTGCTTTTGATGATCGACAACTATGATTCCTTTACTTTTAACCTGGTTCAGTATCTGGGGGAAATGGGTCAGGAGATCAAGGTCTACCGGAACGATGCCATTACGCTGGCAGAAATTGAGGCGCTGGCTCCAACGGCAATCCTCCTTTCACCGGGCCCCTGCACCCCCAACGAGGCAGGGATCTGCCTGGATTTGATTGCCCGCTTTGCAGGAAAGATCCCCATTTTAGGCGTTTGTCTCGGCCACCAAGCGATCGGCCAGGCCTTCGGAGGGGAAGTCGTCCGGGCGCCCCGCTTGATGCACGGGAAGACCTCCCTCATTTACCACGACGGGCGCACGATTTATACCGGTTTAAAGAATCCTTTCGAGGCGACACGCTACCACTCCCTGATCGTGCGGCGGGAAACCCTCCCTCCCTGTCTTGAGATTGCCGCCGAAACCGATCAGGGGGAGATCATGGGGATCCGGCACAGAGAGTTTTTTGTGGAGGGGGTCCAGTTTCATCCGGAGTCCATCCTCACGGAAGAGGGGAAGCCCCTTCTGCGCAACTTCTTAGAGCAGGCAGAGGCCTGGAACAGGAATTTTGCCCGGGCGGGCAGGCCTGTGCCGTGA
- a CDS encoding DUF1786 domain-containing protein, with protein sequence MPDRFSVLAVDVGAGTQDILLYEEGKAVENCVKLVLPSQTQIFAGRVARATARGQSVFLCGNLMGGGPLVRALKRHLEAGLRVYATPRAAKTIRDDPREVEALGVRIVEQPPEENCIGLYLQDVVLDDLRQALAFFDVELPETVAVAVQDHGEAIGKSNRKFRFEHWERFLAQGGRLVDLIYREIPPYLTRMRAVQEAVPGAFLMDTGAAAIRGALLDPVVAARQQAGVMVVNVGNQHVLAALVRGDRIWGIFEHHTGLMTPEKLRNFLARFREGKVANEEVYADGGHGCAWHPEAPDPGCFEFVAVTGPRRRLAEGLGYFAVPCGDMMLSGCFGLVASLKEFLEADRG encoded by the coding sequence TTGCCGGACAGGTTTTCTGTCCTGGCCGTTGATGTCGGGGCCGGGACGCAGGATATTCTGCTCTACGAGGAAGGGAAGGCGGTGGAGAACTGCGTCAAGCTGGTGCTTCCCTCTCAGACCCAGATCTTCGCCGGCCGCGTTGCTCGGGCAACGGCGCGCGGCCAGAGCGTTTTTCTGTGCGGGAATCTGATGGGGGGAGGGCCCCTGGTGCGTGCCTTAAAAAGGCACCTGGAAGCCGGGCTGCGGGTCTACGCCACACCCCGCGCCGCAAAGACCATCCGGGACGATCCCCGCGAAGTAGAAGCACTGGGTGTACGAATCGTTGAGCAGCCTCCCGAGGAAAACTGCATCGGCCTTTACCTGCAGGATGTGGTTCTGGACGATCTCCGGCAGGCGCTGGCTTTCTTCGATGTGGAGCTTCCGGAGACCGTGGCGGTTGCGGTCCAGGATCACGGTGAGGCAATTGGAAAAAGCAACCGGAAATTCCGCTTTGAACACTGGGAGCGGTTTCTTGCCCAGGGGGGACGGCTTGTTGACCTGATTTACCGGGAAATCCCTCCTTACCTGACCAGGATGCGGGCGGTGCAGGAGGCTGTCCCGGGCGCCTTTTTAATGGATACGGGGGCTGCGGCAATCCGGGGCGCGCTTCTGGACCCTGTAGTGGCGGCGCGGCAGCAGGCCGGAGTGATGGTTGTGAATGTGGGAAATCAGCATGTCCTGGCCGCACTTGTCCGGGGGGACCGCATCTGGGGAATTTTCGAGCACCACACAGGCTTGATGACTCCGGAAAAGCTGCGGAATTTCCTGGCCCGGTTCCGGGAGGGGAAAGTGGCCAACGAAGAGGTTTATGCAGACGGCGGGCACGGCTGCGCCTGGCACCCGGAGGCGCCCGATCCCGGCTGTTTTGAGTTCGTGGCGGTTACGGGCCCCCGGCGCAGGCTTGCGGAGGGCCTGGGCTACTTTGCGGTTCCCTGCGGAGATATGATGCTGAGCGGGTGTTTTGGGCTGGTTGCGTCTCTCAAAGAATTTCTAGAAGCTGATAGAGGCTGA
- the pabB gene encoding aminodeoxychorismate synthase component I gives MIIKETGPFDPVQVFELLRERPFSFFLDSGMNPERLGRYSFLGSDPFLVFRSKGDRVAIWEGGAWRERRANPFPVLKELLRRCQVPSSAPVPVAAGAFGYFAYDLGWQLEKLPNWAEDDLGLPDCYLGFYDRLVVIDHLEGKAYLTSTGLPESGENAPARARRRLEELEALVSQSFARLPAREQEEPFLPGNASKITGHFTRETYRRAVQRAKDYIAAGDIFQVNLSQRFSCPLAGSPWSLYCRLRRINPAPFSAYLNYPEAVVASASPERFLQVRNGVVETRPIKGTRRRGRTPAEDRRLRTELLNSEKDRAELVMIVDLERNDLGRVCSFGSVHVPELICLEEYATVFHLVSTVRGTLAPGRDLVDLLMATCPGGSITGAPKIRAMEIIEELEPVKRGIYTGSLGYLGFDGSADLNIVIRTFIIKDGTAYFQVGGGIVADSDPDAEYWETIYKARALLRALGYEEGVVEECLALPG, from the coding sequence ATGATTATTAAAGAAACCGGCCCTTTCGATCCGGTTCAGGTCTTCGAACTCTTAAGGGAGCGGCCCTTCAGCTTCTTCCTGGACAGCGGAATGAACCCCGAGCGTTTGGGGCGCTACTCTTTTCTGGGAAGCGACCCCTTCCTGGTCTTCAGGTCGAAAGGGGACCGGGTTGCCATCTGGGAAGGGGGAGCCTGGCGGGAAAGAAGGGCCAATCCCTTTCCTGTTTTGAAAGAACTGCTCCGGCGCTGCCAGGTTCCTTCTTCTGCTCCGGTGCCGGTGGCCGCGGGTGCCTTCGGCTACTTTGCCTATGATCTGGGCTGGCAGCTGGAGAAGCTCCCTAACTGGGCCGAGGACGACCTGGGGTTGCCTGACTGCTATCTGGGATTTTACGACCGCCTGGTGGTAATAGATCACCTGGAGGGGAAGGCATACCTGACCTCCACCGGATTGCCTGAGTCGGGCGAAAATGCCCCGGCGCGGGCGCGCCGGAGGCTGGAAGAGCTTGAGGCCCTTGTTTCCCAGAGCTTTGCCCGGCTTCCGGCACGTGAACAGGAGGAGCCCTTTCTGCCGGGAAATGCCTCGAAGATTACAGGGCACTTCACCCGCGAAACCTACCGGAGGGCGGTCCAGCGGGCGAAGGATTACATTGCAGCAGGAGATATTTTCCAGGTCAACCTTTCCCAGCGCTTTTCCTGCCCGCTGGCAGGCTCACCCTGGTCCCTCTACTGCAGGCTGCGCAGGATCAACCCTGCCCCCTTTTCTGCCTACCTCAATTACCCCGAAGCAGTTGTTGCCAGCGCTTCACCGGAGAGGTTTCTCCAGGTGAGAAACGGGGTGGTGGAGACGCGCCCCATCAAGGGGACGCGCCGGCGGGGGAGAACCCCTGCCGAGGACCGGCGCCTCCGGACGGAGCTTTTAAACAGCGAAAAGGACCGGGCGGAACTGGTGATGATCGTCGACCTGGAGCGCAACGACCTGGGGCGGGTATGCAGCTTTGGAAGCGTTCACGTCCCGGAACTGATCTGCCTTGAGGAGTATGCCACCGTGTTTCATCTGGTCTCGACGGTAAGGGGAACCCTTGCTCCAGGCAGGGACCTGGTCGACCTTTTGATGGCGACCTGCCCGGGCGGCTCCATTACCGGAGCTCCTAAAATCAGGGCGATGGAAATCATCGAGGAACTGGAGCCTGTCAAAAGGGGAATCTATACCGGCTCCCTCGGTTATTTGGGATTTGACGGATCTGCCGATTTAAACATCGTGATTCGCACCTTTATCATCAAAGACGGGACCGCATACTTCCAGGTGGGAGGCGGGATTGTCGCCGATTCGGACCCCGATGCGGAGTACTGGGAAACCATTTACAAGGCGCGCGCCCTTCTCCGGGCGCTGGGGTACGAAGAGGGGGTGGTTGAGGAGTGCCTGGCTTTGCCTGGGTGA
- the aroF gene encoding 3-deoxy-7-phosphoheptulonate synthase, whose translation MEDHLQPREPKKTVAVGEVVFGSPEVVLMAGPCAVEERESLLACARALRQIGVRVLRGGAFKPRTSPYSFAGLGRAGLQILAEAREFTGMAVVTEVLDPRDVELVAAYADILQVGSRNMQNFALLREVGRSGRPVLLKRGMAATCEEWLLAAEHIRAAGNEEIILCERGIRTFETQTRNTLDLSAVPVLKELGPYPVVVDPSHAAGKRELVGALARAAVAAGADGLLIEVHPNPAAALCDGRQSLNLKEFSRLVRDLRRVARAVGRLVRDEEWICRAGRTLKISQGVANDDY comes from the coding sequence ATGGAAGACCACCTGCAGCCCCGCGAGCCCAAGAAGACGGTCGCGGTGGGAGAGGTTGTTTTCGGGAGCCCCGAGGTCGTCCTGATGGCGGGGCCCTGCGCTGTGGAAGAAAGGGAGTCCCTTCTGGCCTGCGCCCGCGCCCTGCGCCAGATAGGGGTGCGGGTGCTGAGAGGGGGAGCTTTCAAGCCCCGGACCAGCCCTTACAGTTTTGCAGGCCTGGGCAGGGCTGGGCTCCAGATCCTGGCGGAGGCCAGGGAGTTCACGGGAATGGCTGTTGTCACCGAGGTCCTGGACCCCCGGGACGTGGAGCTGGTGGCGGCTTACGCAGACATCTTGCAGGTTGGGAGCCGGAACATGCAGAACTTTGCCCTGCTCCGGGAGGTCGGGAGAAGCGGACGCCCCGTTCTGCTGAAGCGGGGCATGGCTGCAACCTGCGAGGAATGGCTGCTGGCGGCGGAGCACATCAGGGCGGCAGGGAATGAGGAAATTATCTTGTGCGAACGGGGAATCCGCACCTTCGAGACCCAGACCAGGAACACCCTGGACCTGAGTGCGGTGCCGGTCCTGAAAGAGCTGGGCCCCTATCCGGTGGTGGTGGACCCCAGTCATGCCGCCGGGAAGCGGGAGCTTGTCGGAGCGCTGGCGCGGGCCGCCGTTGCCGCCGGGGCCGACGGCCTCCTCATCGAAGTGCACCCCAATCCGGCAGCGGCCCTCTGCGACGGCCGGCAGTCTCTGAACTTGAAAGAATTTTCCCGGCTGGTGCGGGATTTAAGAAGGGTGGCGCGGGCCGTCGGCCGTCTGGTCAGGGATGAAGAGTGGATTTGCCGCGCCGGGAGAACACTGAAAATCAGCCAGGGGGTTGCCAATGATGATTATTAA
- a CDS encoding ATPase, whose translation MGKGKVRMVFPGGNTCLGFYSFYDNIIEEDAARIFVIKGGPGVGKSTFMQRIGEEMQERGYDIEFHWCSSDNESLDAVVIPALRVALIDGTAPHVAVPVCERGFT comes from the coding sequence TTGGGTAAAGGGAAGGTCAGGATGGTTTTTCCCGGCGGGAATACCTGCCTCGGATTCTATTCCTTTTACGACAATATCATCGAAGAGGACGCCGCCAGGATTTTTGTTATTAAAGGGGGTCCCGGTGTCGGGAAGTCCACTTTTATGCAGCGGATTGGGGAAGAGATGCAGGAACGGGGTTATGATATCGAGTTTCACTGGTGTTCCTCCGACAACGAATCGCTCGATGCCGTTGTGATCCCGGCTTTGCGCGTTGCGCTGATCGACGGCACAGCCCCGCACGTGGCGGTTCCCGTGTGCGAACGTGGGTTTACTTAG
- a CDS encoding FAD-dependent oxidoreductase: MNQAKPQVWDLLIVGAGPAGLAAAVNGRLREKSVLILSAEMGSRRLEKAPEIRNYPGFPEISGVELQQRFLEHARGLGAVLERERVENIYPGTEFTCVTRENRIYRSRAVILATGVQQARFLPGEKELLGRGLGYCATCDGPLYRDQDVAVIGETPQAEEEVNFLAEICRKVYFFPRYHGEIRVDPRVEVRREQPLRVLGRERVTGLALASGELPVAGVFIIREVAPAERLVEGLRIQDGAIVVDRGMATNIPGVFAAGDCTGKPYQVGKAVGEGLTAALSAVHYLDQKREEAALPVQKASKKADPLQE, translated from the coding sequence TTGAATCAGGCAAAACCTCAAGTTTGGGATTTGCTGATCGTGGGGGCGGGCCCCGCCGGTCTGGCGGCGGCGGTTAACGGGCGGCTCCGGGAGAAAAGCGTGCTCATTTTGAGCGCGGAAATGGGCTCCCGGCGGCTTGAAAAGGCCCCGGAAATCAGAAATTATCCCGGCTTTCCCGAAATTTCAGGCGTGGAACTCCAGCAGCGGTTTCTTGAGCACGCCCGGGGCCTGGGTGCGGTGCTGGAGCGGGAGCGTGTCGAAAACATCTACCCCGGAACGGAATTCACCTGTGTGACGCGGGAGAACCGGATCTACCGGAGCCGGGCGGTGATTCTGGCAACAGGGGTTCAGCAGGCCCGTTTTCTGCCCGGCGAAAAGGAGCTTTTGGGGCGGGGTTTGGGGTACTGTGCCACCTGCGATGGCCCCCTTTACCGGGACCAGGATGTGGCGGTGATCGGGGAGACGCCCCAGGCCGAGGAGGAGGTTAACTTCCTCGCCGAAATCTGCAGGAAGGTCTACTTCTTTCCCCGCTACCACGGGGAAATCAGGGTGGATCCCCGGGTTGAAGTGCGGCGGGAGCAGCCCCTGAGGGTTTTGGGCCGGGAAAGGGTAACGGGCCTTGCCCTGGCTTCAGGGGAACTGCCCGTGGCCGGGGTCTTCATCATCCGGGAGGTGGCTCCTGCCGAGCGCCTTGTGGAAGGGCTCCGGATCCAGGATGGCGCCATTGTTGTGGACCGGGGGATGGCGACAAACATCCCCGGCGTCTTTGCCGCAGGTGACTGCACCGGAAAACCCTATCAGGTGGGGAAAGCGGTGGGTGAGGGCCTCACAGCAGCCTTAAGCGCCGTCCACTACCTGGACCAGAAACGGGAAGAAGCTGCCTTGCCGGTGCAGAAAGCTTCAAAAAAAGCTGATCCTCTTCAGGAATAA
- a CDS encoding HD-GYP domain-containing protein, which produces MIRISLENTRPGMILARDICSAEGKVLLAAGVRLDERYLARLKELGIPAVYVCDRLTEGIEIVDVVSAETRLQALATVKNLFQEAWDARRLNIKGARKTVDNIISEILYNKNALINLAEVRAYDDYTFAHSVNVCVLSIVTGISLNLSRNQLCELGIGALLHDIGKTRIDRSLLNKIEPLSVSEFEVIKKHSAEGFEILRQYPELSLLSAHVAFQHHERFDGSGYPRGLRGQEIHAYAMITAVADVFDALTSDRVYCRGFLPHEALDLITAQAGVLFDRVVVNAFLENIAPYPVTTMVQLNTGEIGIVVDVNRGRQHRPVVRVLFDGSLQEIPGFHEIDLAKHENIYIARVLAPGEFPPPTSFCAEETVSPSRP; this is translated from the coding sequence ATGATCAGAATCAGCCTTGAAAACACCCGGCCGGGGATGATTCTGGCTCGAGACATCTGCAGCGCCGAGGGCAAAGTGCTGCTGGCAGCCGGGGTCAGGCTGGATGAGCGTTACCTCGCCAGACTAAAAGAACTCGGGATTCCTGCGGTCTACGTCTGCGACCGGCTTACCGAAGGGATTGAGATCGTCGACGTGGTTTCTGCAGAAACCCGGCTGCAGGCCCTTGCCACGGTCAAAAATCTCTTTCAAGAAGCGTGGGATGCCCGGCGCCTGAACATCAAAGGCGCCCGCAAAACCGTAGACAACATCATCAGCGAAATTCTCTACAATAAAAACGCCCTGATTAATCTGGCGGAAGTCCGCGCCTATGACGACTACACCTTTGCCCACTCCGTGAACGTCTGCGTCCTCTCCATCGTCACCGGCATCTCCCTCAACCTTAGCAGAAATCAACTCTGCGAACTGGGGATCGGGGCCCTGCTCCATGACATCGGAAAAACCCGGATCGACCGCAGCCTGCTCAACAAGATCGAGCCCCTCAGCGTCAGCGAATTCGAAGTGATCAAAAAACACAGCGCAGAAGGCTTCGAGATCCTGCGCCAGTATCCGGAACTTTCGCTCCTTTCGGCCCACGTCGCCTTCCAGCACCACGAGCGGTTCGACGGAAGCGGCTACCCCCGCGGCTTGCGGGGACAGGAAATTCACGCCTACGCGATGATCACGGCTGTTGCCGATGTTTTCGACGCCCTGACCTCGGACAGAGTTTACTGCCGGGGCTTCCTGCCCCACGAAGCCCTTGATTTAATTACGGCGCAGGCCGGGGTGCTGTTTGATCGCGTTGTCGTCAATGCTTTTTTAGAAAACATTGCCCCGTATCCCGTAACCACTATGGTACAGTTAAATACGGGAGAAATCGGGATCGTGGTGGATGTCAACCGCGGCCGCCAGCACCGTCCGGTGGTCCGGGTTCTTTTCGACGGCAGCCTCCAGGAAATCCCCGGCTTCCACGAAATAGACCTGGCGAAACACGAAAACATCTATATCGCCCGCGTGCTGGCTCCGGGGGAGTTTCCTCCCCCAACCAGCTTCTGCGCCGAGGAAACGGTTTCTCCCTCCCGGCCGTGA